Part of the Pedobacter roseus genome is shown below.
GTCCTTGGACTCGAAATCACAAAAGATTGGCTCTGTATGGTATTGCCTTCAACTTCCATCCTGATGATCGCTTTCGAAAACTGGTCCGGTGCCGTCCAGTTGTAAAAACCACTGCTAAGGTCAACATTCTGCGCAATTGATTTCCATGTTGCCCCATCATCGTAACTCACCGATAAATTTCCGGTTTTAGCGGAATAAGTATTCTCCCAACGGATATAATTGCCTTCATTGGCAAAAAAGTATCCGTTTTGATCAGGACTGATAAACGAAAAGGTATTCTTAAGCTTATAACGATAAGCCAGTGCAAAGGCCTGGTTGTTTCCTTGTGTGATGCGATTACCTTTAATATGGATATTGTAAGTGCCTGCATCGGGATTATCCAAACTAACCTGCTGTACCGTATTAATTAAGTCTGCTTTACGCACTGCTGGCTTTGCTAGCGAATCTAAATGAGGATAGGTACTTAACACCCATGGTAGGGTTAAATTCCCCGAAGGATTTTCGAGACTTAAATCCAAACCATTAATCAGGCTTTGGGCGGCATTTACAGTTGCAGGCGGATCGTTCCACGTCATGGTAACTTTAACTTCAGCAACATTTGCCTGAATGACCAAAGGCACAACCAGATCCTGGCTTTTAGCTACATTGTATAAAGAAACGCGGTTTTCGTCTAAAGTTTTTAACGCCTGAGCCACATTTAATTTGCCATAGCCATATACAAAATCAACCTGCGGCGTTCCTAAATCATCGGCGGAATTTATTAAAGTTGCCCGGATCAGTGCCGCTGAAGCAGCTTTTTTATATTTCTGCTGATAAAACTGTTCCAATAAAACTACCGAACCACTGGTAATGGCTGCAGATCCCGATGTTCCGTCTTCTCCCAGGGCCACAAGCTCAGGTTTTACACGTCCATCATAAGCCGGCCCTTTGCTACTCAGGTTTTCAGAAATATTTTCCCGGTTAATCCCTCCTATCACCAATAAATTTTTAGCCTGCTTAAAATTACCCGTTAAATTAGCCCTGGCGGTTATTCCTTGATATAAACCAATTGATGGTGTTGATGTTCCTTTATTTCCGGCAGAAAAAACATGGATCAGGGTATCGGTTTCGAAAATCTGTTTATCATAAGCAGCTGCTTCCATACCATAATCGTTATCTATATCAGTACCATAAGAATGGTTCTGAACCTTAATCTGAAGTTTGTTCAAATCGCTGACCGGATCGGGCATCAGGTTCGAAAAATCAGCATAAGCAAGTTTAGCCTTAGGCGCAGCGCCCAAACCGCGGATAAAAGAATTGCCGCTTCCTAATGCCAAAGTAGCCATAATGGTAGCATGAGTGGTGGGTGTTGTACCAGTAAGCGCACCTGGCAGCGTTTTTCCTAATAAATCGAGATCAGTTGCATCATACATCTGCTCTTTAAGTGAAAGATTAATGCCTGTGCCATCAATAGCTGGAAAAAGGCTGTGCGCATTCGAAATCTGGTTTAAACCGAGATCGAGTCCGTTAATTACGACCTCTTCTTTGGCTACAGGCAAAACATCGGCATATAGGATGTCGTCTTTTTCCAATAGCGACATTAAATCAATTGGTAAAATATAAACGGTATAAATATTATTGACTTTATCTATTGATTTTATACTTAAGGATTTAGCTGCGCCGGATAATGTATTGATAGCTTTAACAGCTAACCTAACCAGAATAGAATCTTTCTTTTTGCCGGCTTTATCCATCACTTTCATTAGCCTTTCACTCACTTTCCAAAGCCCGTTAGCTTGTTCCTGATAAACCACAATGTTAGAGAGGTTTGAAACGGCTGATTTCTGCACAATATAATAACCTCCCGAAAGCCTTTTTTTAGGATTTAAAGACCTGATTTCTGCAGGACTTAACTCATGGTTAAATCTTACCAAAACGGGTTGATCATCAGTTAATTTTAAAGAAGTTGATGATTTAGAAATAT
Proteins encoded:
- a CDS encoding S8 family serine peptidase; the protein is MKVTTVFLVLYFCLSVFRLNAQIQPAGIEKKIEKYISKSSTSLKLTDDQPVLVRFNHELSPAEIRSLNPKKRLSGGYYIVQKSAVSNLSNIVVYQEQANGLWKVSERLMKVMDKAGKKKDSILVRLAVKAINTLSGAAKSLSIKSIDKVNNIYTVYILPIDLMSLLEKDDILYADVLPVAKEEVVINGLDLGLNQISNAHSLFPAIDGTGINLSLKEQMYDATDLDLLGKTLPGALTGTTPTTHATIMATLALGSGNSFIRGLGAAPKAKLAYADFSNLMPDPVSDLNKLQIKVQNHSYGTDIDNDYGMEAAAYDKQIFETDTLIHVFSAGNKGTSTPSIGLYQGITARANLTGNFKQAKNLLVIGGINRENISENLSSKGPAYDGRVKPELVALGEDGTSGSAAITSGSVVLLEQFYQQKYKKAASAALIRATLINSADDLGTPQVDFVYGYGKLNVAQALKTLDENRVSLYNVAKSQDLVVPLVIQANVAEVKVTMTWNDPPATVNAAQSLINGLDLSLENPSGNLTLPWVLSTYPHLDSLAKPAVRKADLINTVQQVSLDNPDAGTYNIHIKGNRITQGNNQAFALAYRYKLKNTFSFISPDQNGYFFANEGNYIRWENTYSAKTGNLSVSYDDGATWKSIAQNVDLSSGFYNWTAPDQFSKAIIRMEVEGNTIQSQSFVISSPRTLKVGYVCKDGIVLNWNPQPGAKDYTLYHIVDNVLAPVLTLTDTITKIDISKIKSKYFAVAANGVGFTGLKSYTIDYTQQGIACYVKSLFASVADDNRIRVDLSIGSTLDLKNIIWEKQTGANTFSILQQTKPVQNQLDYAIFDDKPKEGIQFYRVTFETANGQVQSDLVSVIFLKADQFSFFPNPVADYLTILSGSFEDYSLSIFNILGQKVFEEKATSSNKFALNALSTGVYVGVINKNGQQLKKFKLIKR